The following proteins are encoded in a genomic region of Alnus glutinosa chromosome 8, dhAlnGlut1.1, whole genome shotgun sequence:
- the LOC133876396 gene encoding ABC transporter G family member 26, whose product MEIRGEDETEDRSLPPPTMGSMQIAGSTGFGHSIEYMSQAYLRKRYSEIDIEDVSPDTNKYHPLPIFLKFEDVRYRVRHSQASSNNPVKAVVSKVATQLNMEQQNQKQILKGITGSIGPGEILALMGPSGSGKTTLLKVIGGRLDDSVEGKITYNDIPYNAAVKRRIGFVTQDDVLFPQLTVEETLVFAAFLRLQSNMNRQQKYARVEMIVKELGLERCRHTRIGGGFVKGISGGERKRTSIGYEILVDPSLLLLDEPTSGLDSTSANRLLIILHGLAKAGRTIITTIHQPSSRMFHMFDKILLISEGYPVYYGKARESMEYFSSLRFIPEIPMNPAEFLLDLATGQVDDISVPGDLLEAQGSSDSEKAVIKFLQLKYKTQLEPREKEENHRTTDTPEHLQLAIQVKKDWTLTWWEQFVILSKRTFRERSMDYFDKLRLVQSLGVAVLLGLLWWKSNIDTEAHLRDQIGLMFYICIFWTSSSLFGAVYVFPFEKIYLVKERKADMYRLSVYYVCSTLCDMVSHVVYPTFFMIILYFMAGFNRTVPCFFLTLSGILLVAVTSQGAGELFGAAVMSIKRAGMVASLILMLFLLTGGYYVQHIPKFMRWLKYLSFMYYGFRLLLKVQYSGDQLYDCQSQGGCRPLQSSPSFDMVNLSGGLQEVWVLLAMSFGYRLCAYFCLRRRINMCNL is encoded by the exons ATGGAAATTAGGGGAGAGGATGAAACTGAGGACAGGTCATTGCCACCCCCAACAATGGGATCTATGCAGATTGCTGGGAGTACTGGTTTTGGTCACAGCATTGAGTACATGTCACAAGCATACCTCAGAAAAAGGTACTCAGAGATTGATATAGAAGATGTGAGTCCTGATACCAACAAATATCACCCTCTTCCAATATTTCTCAAG TTCGAAGATGTGAGGTATAGAGTGAGACATAGCCAAGCTTCCTCCAACAACCCGGTGAAGGCAGTCGTGTCCAAGGTAGCTACACAACTGAACATGGAGCAACAAAATCAGAAGCAGATACTGAAGGGTATAACTGGAAGCATTGGCCCAGGAGAAATACTTGCTCTGATGGGTCCTTCTGGTAGTGGGAAAACAACCTTGTTAAAAGTGATAGGAGGAAGATTAGATGACAGTGTTGAAGGAAAAATCACTTATAATGACATCCCATATAATGCAGCTGTAAAGAGGAG GATTGGATTTGTCACACAAGATGATGTGCTCTTCCCACAATTAACAGTGGAGGAAACATTAGTTTTTGCTGCATTTTTAAGGCTTCAAAGCAACATGAATCGACAACAAAAATATGCAAGAGTGGAGATGATTGTGAAGGAGCTAGGCCTTGAAAG ATGTCGTCACACAAGAATAGGAGGAGGATTTGTAAAAGGAATATCAGgaggggaaagaaaaagaaccagCATAGGTTATGAAATTCTTGTCGATCCGTCGTTATTGTTGCTCGATGAACCAACTTCAGGCCTCGATTCGACCTCGGCAAATCGACTTCTGATAATTCTTCATGGACTTGCTAAG GCAGGAAGGACAATAATCACAACTATTCACCAGCCATCAAGTAGAATGTTTCACATGTTTGACAAAATTCTGCTAATATCAGAAGGCTACCCTGTCTACTATGGGAAGGCTAGAGAGTCTATGGAATATTTCTCTTCGTTAAGATTCATCCCAGAAATACCCATGAATCCTGCAGAGTTCTTGCTTGATTTAGCAACTGGTCAAGTGGATGACATAAGTGTCCCTGGAGATTTATTGGAAGCTCAAGGATCTTCTGACTCTGAGAAGGCTGTAATCAAA TTTCTACAACTGAAATACAAAACTCAGCTGGAGCcgagggaaaaagaagaaaatcaccGAACCACGGACACACCAGAGCATCTTCAATTAGCCATTCAAGTAAAGAAGGATTGGACATTGACTTGGTGGGAGCAATTCGTTATACTGTCAAAGAGAACATTCAGAGAAAGGTCCATGGATTATTTTGATAAGCTAAGACTTGTTCAATCTCTTGGAGTTGCAGTCTTGTTGGGCCTTCTATGGTGGAAATCCAATATTGACACTGAGGCTCATCTCAGAGATCAG ATTGGTTTAATGTTCTACATTTGTATATTTTGGACATCTTCATCCCTTTTTGGAGCAGTATACGTGTTCCCATTCGAAAAGATCTATTTGgtaaaagaaaggaaagcaGACATGTATAGACTAAGCGTATATTATGTGTGCAGCACTCTGTGTGACATGGTGTCTCATGTTGTCTATCCTACGTTTTTCATGATCATTTTGTATTTCATGGCTGGCTTCAACAGAACTGTCCCCTGCTTTTTCCTGACATTATCTGGGATACTGTTGGTAGCTGTAACAAGCCAG GGGGCAGGAGAACTATTTGGAGCTGCAGTTATGAGTATTAAAAGGGCTGGAATGGTTGCTTCTTTGATACTAATGTTGTTTCTTCTCACAGGAGGTTACTATGTCCAG CATATACCAAAATTTATGCGGTGGTTGAAGTATTTGTCGTTCATGTATTATGGCTTCAGACTTCTCCTGAAGGTGCAATATTCTGGAGACCAATTATATGATTGCCAAAGCCAAGGAGGGTGCAGGCCTCTGCAGAGTTCTCCTTCTTTTGACATGGTGAACCTCAGTGGTGGCTTGCAAGAAGTATGGGTTTTGTTGGCCATGTCTTTTGGTTACCGGTTGTGTGCTTACTTTTGCCTTCGTAGAAGAATTAACATGTGCAATCTTTGA